In Patescibacteria group bacterium, a single window of DNA contains:
- a CDS encoding S1C family serine protease has translation MGKEKQRIVVVDEIDTKESVDVKKSMRDEIKKERQEELKDGVQKFYNDQSFNNFQKPLTAPRGWVWLAVILAIIFGLASGIGGSLFILTRQTIKIPFLQEISLTKYFPTHEVTLVTEKKVTVTSDARAVSLVNDLSLKMVRIFSAKETSTKTKLSFLDQIYAPWQVKSLGLIVTSDGWLASGGDFDVKQKYVAVDAENKVYPVEEILKDSITGINFIKITAQNLGVVKFALAEEVKAGEQVIVWDKFNKINFTEISNPRFKNINKTDDLVHSTDKFDDYILLDSQISPSLFPSGMVFGLDGAEVGLISQEKIIPSWQFKTLIDQVLKDKKIKRPYLGVDYLRIEEAPGISSSLFKDLTNGAIVFGLPIVSSPAQKAGLNNADIIVKVDGISLNKDQDLTYLIQQKNPGDIVELTVLRAGEEKIIKATLSQQSSL, from the coding sequence ATGGGTAAAGAAAAACAAAGAATCGTCGTTGTTGACGAAATAGACACAAAAGAATCAGTTGATGTAAAAAAAAGCATGAGAGATGAAATAAAAAAAGAACGTCAGGAAGAGTTAAAAGATGGCGTGCAGAAATTTTATAATGACCAATCTTTTAATAATTTCCAAAAACCGTTGACCGCTCCTCGGGGTTGGGTATGGTTGGCTGTTATTTTGGCCATAATTTTCGGTTTGGCTTCCGGCATTGGCGGCAGCCTTTTTATTTTAACCCGCCAGACAATTAAAATTCCATTTTTACAAGAAATAAGTTTGACTAAGTATTTTCCCACCCATGAAGTAACCTTGGTTACTGAAAAAAAAGTCACCGTCACCAGTGATGCCAGAGCCGTTTCTTTGGTTAATGATTTGTCTTTAAAAATGGTCAGGATTTTTTCAGCTAAAGAGACCTCAACTAAGACAAAATTGTCGTTTTTAGATCAAATTTACGCGCCTTGGCAAGTTAAATCGCTCGGCTTGATTGTTACCAGTGATGGTTGGCTGGCCAGCGGAGGAGATTTTGACGTAAAACAAAAATATGTAGCCGTTGATGCTGAAAATAAAGTTTATCCTGTCGAAGAAATTTTAAAAGATTCTATAACCGGCATAAATTTTATAAAAATTACCGCCCAAAATTTGGGAGTGGTGAAATTTGCTTTAGCCGAGGAAGTTAAAGCAGGGGAACAGGTTATTGTTTGGGATAAATTCAATAAAATTAATTTTACGGAAATCAGCAATCCGCGTTTTAAAAATATCAACAAAACAGACGACTTGGTTCATTCCACTGATAAATTTGACGACTATATATTATTGGATTCTCAAATTTCTCCAAGTCTTTTTCCCAGTGGAATGGTTTTCGGATTGGATGGCGCCGAAGTCGGACTGATATCTCAGGAGAAAATTATTCCTTCTTGGCAATTTAAAACTCTGATTGATCAAGTTTTAAAGGATAAGAAAATCAAACGTCCTTATTTGGGTGTTGATTATTTGCGCATAGAAGAAGCACCGGGCATTTCCAGCTCTCTCTTTAAGGATTTGACTAATGGAGCAATTGTTTTTGGTTTGCCGATTGTTTCCAGTCCGGCCCAAAAAGCAGGCCTTAATAATGCCGATATTATCGTCAAAGTAGACGGAATAAGCTTAAATAAAGACCAGGATTTGACTTATCTGATTCAACAGAAAAATCCGGGCGATATAGTGGAATTGACGGTTTTGCGCGCCGGAGAGGAAAAAATCATCAAAGCGACGTTATCTCAACAGTCTAGTCTGTAA
- a CDS encoding RNA polymerase sigma factor, whose amino-acid sequence MLRITEKILIHQVKSGREFAFTKFYELYRDKIYRFIYFKVSDEEKANDLTNETFLKIFNYLKEEGEIENFQAFLFKIARNLIIDFYRTRQNDLSLDEAIEIAAPQETEKQLDQKMAIDNIKKYLSLLKPEYREVVEFHFFQGLSFKETSEIIGEKESNVRQRVHRGLDKLKEILKDKEEAK is encoded by the coding sequence ATGTTAAGGATAACCGAAAAAATCCTCATTCATCAGGTCAAAAGCGGCAGGGAATTCGCTTTTACTAAGTTTTATGAATTATACCGGGATAAAATCTACCGTTTTATTTATTTTAAGGTATCCGATGAAGAAAAGGCGAACGACCTGACCAATGAAACTTTTCTTAAAATTTTTAATTACTTGAAAGAAGAAGGCGAGATTGAAAATTTCCAAGCCTTTCTTTTTAAAATCGCCAGAAATTTAATTATTGATTTTTATCGGACCAGACAAAATGATCTCTCACTTGACGAGGCGATTGAAATTGCCGCGCCGCAAGAAACGGAAAAACAATTGGATCAAAAAATGGCCATTGATAACATTAAAAAATATTTATCTTTATTAAAACCGGAATATCGGGAAGTGGTTGAGTTTCATTTTTTTCAAGGACTTTCTTTCAAGGAAACTTCAGAAATTATTGGCGAGAAGGAAAGTAATGTCAGACAAAGAGTGCATCGGGGATTGGATAAATTAAAAGAAATTTTAAAAGATAAGGAAGAGGCGAAATAG
- a CDS encoding DUF5667 domain-containing protein, whose amino-acid sequence MLVLLFIFITGFGTVFAAKNTIPGDLLYPVKRASEKVRMALILDKSQKTVLKAEILANRLSEARTIADKIEKGATATPELNKLVANFNSDLKILKNEISAQNPVSDNVENLIADEGALPIEDGQEIFKVLQSDDLKKLLEETKNSLQENNLVTALEKINNAEKITQNSSQNNIVPDQATSTPSQIPAEQKINTSPIIKNAGGSLGSLNKISVPKSEQKADFGIDVERTGKVKVTPMIREK is encoded by the coding sequence GTGCTGGTTTTATTATTTATTTTTATCACCGGATTCGGTACTGTTTTTGCCGCCAAAAACACTATTCCCGGTGATTTATTATATCCGGTAAAACGCGCTTCAGAGAAGGTGCGTATGGCCTTAATCCTTGATAAGTCTCAAAAAACCGTTTTAAAAGCGGAAATTTTGGCCAATCGTTTGTCCGAAGCCAGAACTATAGCTGATAAAATAGAGAAGGGTGCGACGGCCACGCCTGAACTCAATAAATTGGTGGCGAATTTCAACAGCGATTTGAAAATTTTAAAAAATGAAATCAGCGCTCAAAATCCGGTCAGTGATAATGTGGAAAATTTGATTGCTGACGAAGGCGCTTTGCCGATTGAAGACGGGCAAGAAATATTTAAAGTTCTTCAATCAGATGATTTGAAAAAACTTTTGGAAGAAACAAAAAATTCTTTGCAAGAAAATAATTTAGTCACGGCTTTGGAAAAAATTAACAACGCGGAAAAAATAACTCAAAATTCTTCTCAGAATAATATAGTTCCTGATCAAGCCACTTCCACTCCGTCGCAAATTCCTGCTGAACAAAAAATCAATACATCACCGATTATCAAAAATGCCGGCGGATCTTTGGGCAGCTTGAATAAAATATCAGTTCCAAAATCTGAACAAAAAGCGGATTTCGGAATCGATGTTGAAAGAACGGGAAAAGTTAAAGTTACGCCGATGATTCGCGAAAAATAA
- the ruvX gene encoding Holliday junction resolvase RuvX: protein MILAIDYGNQHIGLAIADSKMKIVFPYKVLEYSEPHKVQSHAPYVVHDQGFEKLLIELKEIIKKEKIEKIIVGRPMGMQNNLTDQTKITDEFVQKLKKAIELPIEIFDERLTSKMAKSLSKGGEGNIHSGSAMIILQDYLDKLKI from the coding sequence ATGATTTTAGCTATTGATTACGGCAATCAGCATATTGGCTTGGCCATCGCTGACTCAAAAATGAAAATTGTTTTTCCTTATAAAGTTTTGGAATACTCTGAACCGCATAAGGTTCAGAGTCATGCACCCTATGTGGTGCATGATCAGGGATTTGAAAAATTATTGATTGAATTAAAGGAAATCATTAAAAAAGAAAAAATAGAAAAAATAATCGTCGGCCGGCCCATGGGCATGCAAAATAATCTGACCGATCAGACGAAAATCACTGACGAATTTGTTCAAAAATTAAAAAAGGCAATTGAATTGCCTATAGAAATTTTTGATGAAAGATTAACCAGTAAAATGGCCAAGAGCTTGTCGAAGGGCGGAGAAGGGAATATTCATTCCGGTTCAGCCATGATTATTTTACAAGATTACCTTGATAAATTAAAAATTTAA
- a CDS encoding MraY family glycosyltransferase, producing the protein MSSAFINIFILSAVFSAILTFFVRKIALKFKIVDLPEIGSRGSTPLTTRKIHKKSIPLLGGMAIFFVFFLILFIVFKSDFWPHKLVQMKHLIGLGLAGFILMLGGFLDDKYHLKPKQQIIWPILACLIIICSGIGINYINNPFGFAQGGPFGSGYLHFDQTKIEIIRIHGMPYYFTPWADLITFLWLMILMYATKLMDGLDGLVSGLTVIGGLVIAGLCFLTKFFLPEVGIMAMIFSGAALGFLFFNFNPAKIFLGEGGSLFCGFILGVLSIISGSKMATTFLVLGIGIIDLISVIIQRVFKERRSPFFGDKNHLHFRLLDLGWPQRKIVIFYWLVALIFGLIALFLRTKGKILTIIVLAVLIGGFIVSLIIKSDRSRTSP; encoded by the coding sequence ATGTCAAGCGCCTTTATTAATATTTTTATTCTCTCTGCTGTTTTTTCGGCCATTTTGACTTTTTTTGTCAGAAAAATAGCATTGAAATTTAAAATTGTTGACTTGCCCGAAATTGGCAGCCGTGGTTCGACTCCGCTCACCACAAGAAAAATTCACAAAAAATCCATCCCGCTTTTAGGCGGCATGGCTATTTTTTTCGTCTTTTTTCTGATTTTATTTATTGTTTTTAAATCCGATTTTTGGCCGCATAAATTGGTCCAAATGAAACATTTAATCGGTTTGGGTTTGGCCGGTTTTATTTTAATGCTTGGCGGTTTTTTGGATGACAAATATCATTTAAAACCGAAACAGCAAATTATTTGGCCTATTTTGGCTTGTTTGATAATCATTTGCAGCGGTATTGGCATTAATTATATCAATAATCCCTTCGGCTTTGCTCAGGGTGGGCCCTTCGGCTCAGGCTATTTGCATTTTGATCAAACCAAAATTGAAATAATCAGAATTCACGGCATGCCTTATTATTTTACGCCTTGGGCTGATTTGATAACTTTTCTTTGGCTGATGATTTTAATGTATGCCACCAAATTAATGGACGGCTTGGACGGATTAGTCTCCGGTTTAACTGTTATCGGCGGATTGGTTATTGCCGGGCTTTGTTTCTTGACCAAATTTTTTCTGCCCGAAGTTGGAATAATGGCCATGATTTTTTCCGGCGCGGCGCTTGGTTTTTTATTTTTTAATTTTAATCCGGCTAAGATTTTCTTGGGCGAAGGCGGCAGCTTATTTTGCGGATTTATTTTGGGCGTGCTTTCCATAATTTCCGGCAGTAAAATGGCCACTACTTTCTTGGTTTTGGGCATTGGCATAATAGATTTGATCAGCGTTATTATTCAAAGAGTTTTCAAAGAACGCCGTTCGCCGTTTTTTGGCGACAAAAATCATCTCCACTTCCGTCTGCTTGATTTGGGTTGGCCGCAGCGAAAAATAGTTATTTTTTATTGGTTGGTAGCCCTGATTTTCGGCCTGATTGCTTTATTTTTAAGAACAAAAGGAAAAATTTTAACCATTATTGTTTTAGCCGTTTTGATTGGCGGTTTTATCGTCTCTTTAATCATTAAATCAGACAGAAGCAGAACAAGTCCTTGA